One segment of Urocitellus parryii isolate mUroPar1 chromosome 5, mUroPar1.hap1, whole genome shotgun sequence DNA contains the following:
- the LOC144255092 gene encoding stearoyl-CoA desaturase-like: MDDRALRKSSQHPRAKMPECLLHEKLSSSYTTTTTTTITAPPNGCLKNGGENLEKDLLYLAEEIRPELKDDIHDPSYQDADGPRPKTEFVWRNIILMGLLHLGALYGVTLVPTSKFYTWLWAYFCYWTSIEGMSAGSHRLWSHRTYKARLPLRLFLIIANTMAFQNDVYEWARDHRVHHKFSDTDADPHNSQRGFFFSHVGWLLVRKHPAVKEKGATLDLSDLKAEKLVMFQRRYYKIAVLVVCFIVPTLVPWFCWSETFVHSLYVATFLRHAVVLNATWLVNSAAHLYGYRPYDKNIEPRESLLASLGTMGEGFHNYHHAFPYDYSASEYRWHINFTTFFIDCMAALGLAYDRKKVSKAAILARVKRTGDGSYKSG, from the exons CTCTCCAGCTcctacaccaccaccaccaccaccaccatcacagcACCTCCCAATGGGTGCCTGAAGAATGGAGGAGAAAATTTGGAGAAGGACCTTCTCTACTTGGCAGAAGAAATCCGCCCTGAATTAAAAGATGACATACACGACCCCAGCTATCAGGATGCAGACGGCCCCAGGCCCAAAACTGAGTTTGTCTGGAGAAACATCATCCTCATGGGTCTGCTGCACCTGGGAGCCCTGTATGGGGTCACACTGGTTCCCACTTCCAAGTTCTACACTTGGCTCTGGG CATATTTCTGCTATTGGACCAGTATAGAGGGCATGAGTGCAGGATCTCATCGCCTGTGGAGCCACAGAACTTACAAAGCGAGGCTGCCCCTCAGGCTCTTCCTGATCATTGCCAACACCATGGCATTCCAG AATGATGTTTATGAATGGGCCCGAGATCACCGCGTGCACCACAAGTTCTCAGATACAGATGCCGACCCTCACAACTCCCAACGTGGCTTCTTCTTCTCTCACGTGGGTTGGCTGCTGGTGCGCAAACACCCAGCTGTCAAAGAGAAGGGGGCGACCCTGGACCTGTCTGATCTAAAAGCTGAGAAGCTGGTGATGTTCCAGAGGAG GTACTACAAGATTGCTGTCCTGGTGGTGTGCTTCATCGTGCCCACTCTAGTACCCTGGTTTTGTTGGAGTGAAACTTTTGTACACAGCTTGTATGTTGCCACATTCCTGAGACATGCTGTAGTGCTCAATGCCACCTGGCTGGTGAACAGTGCTGCCCATCTCTATGGATACCGCCCCTATGACAAGAACATTGAACCACGTGAGAGTCTCCTGGCTTCACTGGGAACTATGG GTGAGGGCTTCCACAATTATCACCATGCCTTCCCCTATGACTACTCTGCCAGTGAGTACCGCTGGCACATCAACTTTACTACATTCTTCATTGACTGCATGGCCGCCCTCGGTCTAGCTTATGACCGGAAGAAAGTATCCAAGGCTGCCATCTTGGCCAGGGttaaaagaactggagatggaAGCTACAAGAGTGGCTAA